The Humulus lupulus chromosome 3, drHumLupu1.1, whole genome shotgun sequence genome window below encodes:
- the LOC133822400 gene encoding coiled-coil domain-containing protein SCD2-like isoform X1 has translation MDRRRTDSPVYARQWSSESNSTIGNSSPVMSPSRNHHVRSSSSSGISNIKRTQNFAAKAAAQRLAQVMASQTADDDDDDDDGDLGFRYSAPPPLALARNVNNGAKSSIPPSKTTRSPSPALARTFVEETTSVRSTSTGRTSVRTAIAPMVPPKTSLRTAVSMPPLEPPVNNSKHRENRFFSETGSYSSKDSGDQRGASVLRDELDMLQEENENVLDKLRTEEEKCEEAEARVRELEKQVAALGEGVSLEAKLLSRKEAALRQREAALKDAKQSKGGVDKEISSLRSELGNAKDAKEAIVQQLNGAESEVKALRSMTQRMILTQKEMEEVVLKRCWLARYWGLASKYGICADIAVTKYEHWSSLAPLPFEIVVSAGQKAKEESREKGGDDPEKRSKLVQDLNDLTGEGNIESMLSVEMGLKELASLKVEDGIVLALAQQRRPNSARLSISVSDFKSPGDPKFMEAIELSPEESEDVLFKEAWLTYFWRRAQVHGIEQDIAKERLQFWINRSAHSPTSHDAVDVEQGLMELRKLGIEHRLWEASRKEIDQESSTSTAARKSTVQ, from the exons ATGGACCGAAGACGAACCGATAGCCCTGTTTATGCTCGCCAATGGAGTAGCGAGTCCAACTCCACCATCGGAAACTCCTCTCCGGTAATGTCACCGTCGCGTAATCACCATGTTCGCTCCTCCTCATCCTCCGGGATCTCCAACATCAAGCGCACTCAGAACTTCGCCGCCAAAGCAGCCGCCCAGCGCCTTGCTCAGGTCATGGCTTCCCAGACGGCCGATgacgacgacgacgacgacgacgGTGACCTAGGATTTCGATACAGTGCCCCGCCACCGCTCGCTCTCGCTAGGAACGTCAACAATGGTGCTAAATCTTCGATTCCGCCTTCGAAGACAACTCGATCTCCTTCTCCAGCG TTGGCTCGGACCTTTGTAGAAGAAACTACATCTGTACGATCCACCTCAACTGGAAGGACGTCAGTTCGTACAGCCATTGCACCCATGGTACCCCCAAAAACATCTCTAAGGACTGCCGTTTCTATGCCACCATTGGAGCCTCCTGTCAACAACAGTAAGCATAGAGAAAATAG ATTTTTTTCAGAAACAGGATCCTACAGCTCGAAAGATTCTGGAGATCAGCGTGGGGCATCTGTACTTCGTGATGAA CTTGATATGCTGCAAGAAGAGAATGAAAATGTTCTTGACAAG CTTAGAACTGaggaagaaaaatgtgaggaagcagAGGCCAGGGTTCGGGAACTTGAAAAACAG GTTGCTGCTCTGGGAGAAGGCGTATCCTTGGAAGCTAAACTTTTGAGCAG AAAGGAAGCAGCATTGCGTCAAAGAGAG GCTGCGCTGAAGGATGCAAAACAGTCAAAGGGTGGAGTAGATAAGGAAATTTCTTCCCTGCGTTCTGAACTCGGG AATGCAAAAGATGCAAAGGAAGCAATTGTACAACAGCTTAATGGAGCTGAATCTGAAGTAAAAGCTCTTCGATCAATGACACAAAGAATGATATTGACTCAGAAAGAAATG GAAGAAGTAGTTCTCAAGAGATGTTGGCTTGCTCGCTATTGGGGCTTAGCGTCAAAATATG GTATATGTGCAGATATTGCTGTGACAAAGTATGAACATTGGTCTTCATTAGCTCCTCTTCCATTTGAGATCGTTGTTTCTGCCGGACAAAAAGCCAAGGAGGAAAGTCGAGAAAAAG GTGGTGATGATCCTGAGAAGAGAAGCAAACTTGTTCAGGACTTAAATGATCTAACTGGAGAAGGAAACATTGAGAGCATGCTTTCAGTTGAAATGGGATTGAAGGAACTTGCTTCCTTAAAG GTTGAGGATGGTATTGTGCTTGCATTGGCCCAGCAGCGTCGCCCAAACTCTGCTCGACTATCCATTTCAG TTTCAGATTTCAAATCACCTGGTGATCCAAAGTTCATGGAGGCAATTG AGTTGAGCCCAGAGGAGTCAGAGGATGTTCTTTTCAAGGAG GCATGGCTTACATATTTTTGGAGAAGGGCCCAAGTTCATGGTATAGAGCAGGACATCGCCAAAGAAAGACTTCAGTTTTGGATAAACCGCAGTGCGCACTCACCGACCTCGCACGATGCAGTTGATG TTGAGCAGGGTTTAATGGAGCTCAGGAAATTGGGGATTGAGCACCGACTCTGGGAAGCATCTCGCAAAGAAATCGATCAGGAATCTTCCACTTCTACTGCTGCACGAAAATCTACTGTCCAATGA
- the LOC133822400 gene encoding coiled-coil domain-containing protein SCD2-like isoform X2, which yields MDRRRTDSPVYARQWSSESNSTIGNSSPVMSPSRNHHVRSSSSSGISNIKRTQNFAAKAAAQRLAQVMASQTADDDDDDDDGDLGFRYSAPPPLALARNVNNGAKSSIPPSKTTRSPSPALARTFVEETTSVRSTSTGRTSVRTAIAPMVPPKTSLRTAVSMPPLEPPVNNSKHRENRFFSETGSYSSKDSGDQRGASVLRDELDMLQEENENVLDKLRTEEEKCEEAEARVRELEKQVAALGEGVSLEAKLLSRKEAALRQREAALKDAKQSKGGVDKEISSLRSELGNAKDAKEAIVQQLNGAESEVKALRSMTQRMILTQKEMEEVVLKRCWLARYWGLASKYGICADIAVTKYEHWSSLAPLPFEIVVSAGQKAKEESREKGGDDPEKRSKLVQDLNDLTGEGNIESMLSVEMGLKELASLKVEDGIVLALAQQRRPNSARLSISDFKSPGDPKFMEAIELSPEESEDVLFKEAWLTYFWRRAQVHGIEQDIAKERLQFWINRSAHSPTSHDAVDVEQGLMELRKLGIEHRLWEASRKEIDQESSTSTAARKSTVQ from the exons ATGGACCGAAGACGAACCGATAGCCCTGTTTATGCTCGCCAATGGAGTAGCGAGTCCAACTCCACCATCGGAAACTCCTCTCCGGTAATGTCACCGTCGCGTAATCACCATGTTCGCTCCTCCTCATCCTCCGGGATCTCCAACATCAAGCGCACTCAGAACTTCGCCGCCAAAGCAGCCGCCCAGCGCCTTGCTCAGGTCATGGCTTCCCAGACGGCCGATgacgacgacgacgacgacgacgGTGACCTAGGATTTCGATACAGTGCCCCGCCACCGCTCGCTCTCGCTAGGAACGTCAACAATGGTGCTAAATCTTCGATTCCGCCTTCGAAGACAACTCGATCTCCTTCTCCAGCG TTGGCTCGGACCTTTGTAGAAGAAACTACATCTGTACGATCCACCTCAACTGGAAGGACGTCAGTTCGTACAGCCATTGCACCCATGGTACCCCCAAAAACATCTCTAAGGACTGCCGTTTCTATGCCACCATTGGAGCCTCCTGTCAACAACAGTAAGCATAGAGAAAATAG ATTTTTTTCAGAAACAGGATCCTACAGCTCGAAAGATTCTGGAGATCAGCGTGGGGCATCTGTACTTCGTGATGAA CTTGATATGCTGCAAGAAGAGAATGAAAATGTTCTTGACAAG CTTAGAACTGaggaagaaaaatgtgaggaagcagAGGCCAGGGTTCGGGAACTTGAAAAACAG GTTGCTGCTCTGGGAGAAGGCGTATCCTTGGAAGCTAAACTTTTGAGCAG AAAGGAAGCAGCATTGCGTCAAAGAGAG GCTGCGCTGAAGGATGCAAAACAGTCAAAGGGTGGAGTAGATAAGGAAATTTCTTCCCTGCGTTCTGAACTCGGG AATGCAAAAGATGCAAAGGAAGCAATTGTACAACAGCTTAATGGAGCTGAATCTGAAGTAAAAGCTCTTCGATCAATGACACAAAGAATGATATTGACTCAGAAAGAAATG GAAGAAGTAGTTCTCAAGAGATGTTGGCTTGCTCGCTATTGGGGCTTAGCGTCAAAATATG GTATATGTGCAGATATTGCTGTGACAAAGTATGAACATTGGTCTTCATTAGCTCCTCTTCCATTTGAGATCGTTGTTTCTGCCGGACAAAAAGCCAAGGAGGAAAGTCGAGAAAAAG GTGGTGATGATCCTGAGAAGAGAAGCAAACTTGTTCAGGACTTAAATGATCTAACTGGAGAAGGAAACATTGAGAGCATGCTTTCAGTTGAAATGGGATTGAAGGAACTTGCTTCCTTAAAG GTTGAGGATGGTATTGTGCTTGCATTGGCCCAGCAGCGTCGCCCAAACTCTGCTCGACTATCCATTTCAG ATTTCAAATCACCTGGTGATCCAAAGTTCATGGAGGCAATTG AGTTGAGCCCAGAGGAGTCAGAGGATGTTCTTTTCAAGGAG GCATGGCTTACATATTTTTGGAGAAGGGCCCAAGTTCATGGTATAGAGCAGGACATCGCCAAAGAAAGACTTCAGTTTTGGATAAACCGCAGTGCGCACTCACCGACCTCGCACGATGCAGTTGATG TTGAGCAGGGTTTAATGGAGCTCAGGAAATTGGGGATTGAGCACCGACTCTGGGAAGCATCTCGCAAAGAAATCGATCAGGAATCTTCCACTTCTACTGCTGCACGAAAATCTACTGTCCAATGA
- the LOC133822402 gene encoding protein NETWORKED 3A-like, with protein MILINQTKQIYYLYIDIQSEKGLILCLKKKVEEKMEEDNKGDQVALPMPWWWCPCDTSYSSHRHSSLWLHATLSELDENIKTMVSILEEDGDSFAKRAEMYYQRRPQLIEVLNELHNSYRWLAEKYDQLIIRSQSQSHDHNVRPRPVIKSLRQLHQRKYPLQEDNNNNNNHNADDGDMKKTRSDERFYDLEIINGGGDDDDDDAGKIWRGKEVSELTEEHLRQQDELIRRNEKKRERIKELSSQVKRLMEENGALKACLANRNHSSRHSHCSKAFFFGKLTGCSR; from the exons atgatattaattaaccaaaccaaacaaatatattatttatatattgatATCCAATCGGAGAAGGGGTTAATtttgtgtttgaaaaaaaaagtaGAAGAGAAAATGGAAGAGGACAATAAGGGTGATCAAGTAGCTTTGCCAATGCCATGGTGGTGGTGCCCGTGTGACACCAGCTATAGTAGTCATCGCCATTCATCTCTTTGGCTTCACGCAACTCTCTCAG AGTTGGATGAGAATATAAAAACGATGGTAAGTATACTAGAAGAAGATGGAGACTCGTTTGCAAAGAGAGCGGAGATGTACTACCAGAGAAGGCCTCAGCTTATCGAAGTATTAAATGAGTTGCATAACTCTTACCGTTGGCTGGCTGAAAAGTACGACCAACTTATCATTAGATCTCAATCCCAATCTCATGATCATAATGTTCGTCCAAGACCAGTGATCAAGTCCTTGAGACAACTCCATCAGAGGAAGTATCCTCTCCAAGaggataataataataacaataatcatAATGCAGACGATGGTGATATGAAAAAGACTAGAAGTGATGAGCGTTTTTACGATTTGGAAATAATAAATGGTGGtggcgatgatgatgatgatgatgctggtAAAATATGGAGAGGGAAAGAGGTGTCTGAATTGACAGAGGAGCATTTGCGTCAGCAAGATGAGTTGATAAGAAGAaatgagaagaaaagagagagaataaaGGAGCTTAGTTCACAGGTGAAGAGGTTAATGGAGGAGAACGGGGCTCTAAAGGCTTGTTTGGCCAACCGAAACCACTCGTCCCGCCATTCCCACTGTTCCAAGGCGTTTTTCTTTGGAAAGCTCACTGGATGCTCtcgttaa
- the LOC133822401 gene encoding RNA polymerase II C-terminal domain phosphatase-like 3: MVDFGSKSVEQFKIKEIEGFLSVMGKIEDVEEGEISDSASVEEISEEDFKKQDAGGDGDGGGGAAVAVDLNLKESKTKGGSGGESARGWTMRDLFQYQGYKGYNNTGLYNLAWAQAVQNKSLDDIFVMDVDSDQNSKLSSSAPAEKNNVKEVDKVVIDDSDDDMEKEEGELEEGEIDLEESDPAEEAKDGAVLNCDATQVNDLVTTESMHNELEKRVNLIREDLESVNVINTEKSFEQVCSRLHNTLESLREVLSKYSVPAKDVITDISFTAIQVVNSVFSSMNQNKKDQNKDTFFRLLRFVKNSDPPVLSPERLKETELMVTSDKEKETEIVNGVQEIDYNYTSDNSKNAIYGLPSSKLPSDVNTKNVISDVTSVVHANPITSLEMRSGGVSAFKSRGVLVPLLDLHKDHDADSLPSPTREAPTTFSVHKSLGVGDVVVKPGPATAKVALGTDDSRMRRYETDAVKAVSTYQQKFGGSSFLMCDRLPSPTPSEEGDQEKDDSNMEVTSSFSGSSLRNTSMPVLRPSEVSSYSAVSSSSMQGPIVAKNALSASSASNSTMKTLAKSRDPRLRFANSDSGSLDLNQRPVAAVHNAPKVEYAEPTSSRKQKIVDEAHLDGSSFKRQRNSFENAGAVGDVKSVSGAGGWLEDNGFIGPQFINKNQSTESAEVDPRKSVYMGNDHITNGPNMAKELVPVTSTSTTTSLPDLLKDIAVNPTMLLNIIKLGQQQRLVAETQSKPDPPQNNIHSSSSNSILGVAPLVNLAPKAGILQTPAASLSVTSQVAPMSPHDELGKIRMKPRDPRRVLHGISLQKNGSLGNEQLKTTIPPVSYNPGNKDNSNEGRADQKTVSSQSVVRPDIAGQFTKNLKNIADLLSVSNASTNPAIVSQSLSSQPVPVKPERGDVKDVSSNSEDQGSGISAPEAAAVAGLSRATPEAATVAGPSRAPNTWGDVEHLFEGYDDKQKAAIQRERARRLEEQKKMFEARKLCLVLDLDHTLLNSAKFVEVDPVHEEILRKKEEQDREKPYRHLFRFPHMGMWTKLRPGVWNFLEKASKLYEMHLYTMGNKLYATEMAKVLDPKGLLFAGRVISRGDDGEPFDGDERVPKSKDLEGVLGMESSVVIIDDSVRVWPHNKLNLIAVERYTFFPCSRRQFGLPGPSLLEIDHDERPEDGTLASSLGVIERIHQNFFNHHNLDEADVRNILASEQRKILSGCRIVFSRVFPVSEVNPHLHPLWQTAEQFGAVCSTQIDDQVTHVVANSPGTDKVNWAISNGRFAVHPGWVEASALLYRRANEQDFAIKPSPT, from the exons ATGGTTGATTTTGGATCTAAATCCGTGGAGCAgtttaaaattaaagagattgaAGGGTTTTTAAGTGTGATGGGGAAAATTGAAGATGTAGAAGAAGGTGAAATTTCAGATTCAGCTTCGGTGGAAGAGATCAGTGAAGAAGATTTCAAAAAGCAAGACGCTggtggtgatggtgatggtggtggtggtgctgcTGTTGCTGTTGATTTGAATCTTAAAGAATCGAAAACTAAAGGAGGTAGTGGCGGTGAAAGTGCTAGGGGTTGGACGATGCGCGATCTGTTTCAATACCAGGGATATAAGGGGTATAATAATACGGGTTTGTATAATCTTGCCTGGGCACAGGCTGTTCAGAACAAAAGTCTTGATGATATTTTTGTTATGGATGTTGATTCTGACCAAAACTCCAAACTATCATCGTCTGCGCCGGCGGAAAAGAATAATGTCAAAGAAGTGGATAAAGTTGTGATTGATGATAGTGATGATGATATGGAAAAGGAGGAAGGGGAACTAGAGGAGGGTGAGATTGATTTGGAGGAGTCGGACCCTGCTGAAGAAGCCAAAGATGGGGCTGTGTTGAATTGTGATGCTACCCAAGTTAATGATTTAGTAACTACCGAGTCCATGCACAATGAGTTGGAGAAGCGAGTGAACTTGATTCGGGAAGATCTGGAGAGTGTTAATGTGATTAATACTGAGAA ATCATTTGAGCAGGTCTGTTCCCGGCTCCATAACACTTTGGAGAGCTTAAGGGAAGTTCTTTCAAAATACAGTGTTCCAGCTAAGGATGTTATTACTGACATTTCGTTCACTGCTATTCAAGTTGTCAATTCT GTATTTAGTTCTATGAACCAGAACAAAAAAGATCAAAACAAGGACACTTTCTTTAG GTTACTTCGTTTTGTTAAAAACTCTGATCCTCCTGTCCTCTCCCCTGAGCGGTTGAAAGAG ACAGAGCTCATGGTAACAAGTGATAAAGAGAAAGAGACAGAGATTGTTAATGGGGTTCAGGAGATAGATTATAATTATACAAGTGATAATTCTAAAAATGCAATTTATGGATTGCCTTCTTCTAAGTTGCCTTCTGATGTTAATACTAAAAATGTTATTTCGGATGTTACTTCTGTGGTTCATGCCAACCCGATCACGTCCTTGGAAATGAGATCAGGAGGAGTATCTGCATTTAAGAGCAGGGGCGTTCTTGTTCCACTCTTAGATCTTCACAAGGACCATGATGCAGATAGTCTTCCTTCGCCTACTCGAGAGGCACCAACCACCTTTTCAGTCCATAAATCATTGGGTGTCGGGGACGTGGTTGTTAAACCTGGGCCTGCTACAGCTAAAGTGGCTCTCGGGACAGATGATTCTAGAATGCGTCGCTATGAAACTGATGCTGTCAAAGCTGTTTCTACATATCAACAGAAGTTTGGTGGAAGTTCCTTTCTAATGTGTGACAGGCTTCCAAGCCCAACCCCTTCAGAAGAAGGCGATCAGGAGAAAGATGATAGTAATATGGAGGTTACAAGCTCTTTCTCTGGTAGTAGTTTAAGAAATACAAGTATGCCGGTGCTGAGGCCTTCAGAGGTCTCTTCTTATTCTGCTGTGAGTAGTTCCAGCATGCAAGGACCAATTGTTGCAAAAAATGCTCTCTCTGCTAGTTCTGCTTCTAATTCAACCATGAAAACCTTGGCGAAGAGTAGAGATCCTAGGCTTCGATTTGCAAATTCAGATTCGGGTTCTTTGGATCTCAATCAAAGACCTGTGGCTGCAGTGCATAATGCACCTAAAGTCGAATATGCTGAACCAACAAGCTCAAGAAAGCAGAAGATTGTGGATGAGGCACACTTGGATGGTTCTTCATTCAAAAGACAGAGAAATTCATTTGAGAATGCTGGAGCTGTTGGTGATGTTAAAAGTGTGTCTGGAGCAGGGGGCTGGTTGGAAGACAATGGTTTCATAGGTCCGCAGTTCATAAACAAAAATCAGTCAACAGAGAGTGCAGAAGTCGATCCCAGAAAATCAGTTTATATGGGGAATGATCATATAACCAATGGCCCAAATATGGCTAAAGAGCTGGTGCCTGTTACAAGTACGAGTACTACAACTTCCCTGCCTGACTTACTGAAGGATATAGCTGTTAATCCGACAATGTTACTCAACATTATTAAGCTGGGGCAGCAGCAGCGATTAGTAGCAGAAACTCAGTCCAAGCCAGATCCTCCACAAAATAATATACATTCTTCAAGCTCAAATTCAATCCTGGGAGTAGCTCCGTTAGTGAACCTTGCTCCGAAGGCTGGGATTTTGCAGACACCAGCAGCATCACTTTCTGTTACTTCGCAAGTAGCTCCAATG AGCCCACATGACGAGTTGGGAAAAATCCGCATGAAACCCAGAGACCCACGACGAGTTCTCCATGGCATTTCACTTCAAAAAAATGGGAGCCTGGGGAATGAACAATTAAAAACTACTATTCCTCCAGTGTCATACAATCCAGGAAATAAGGACAATTCAAATGAAGGTCGAGCTGATCAGAAGACAGTCTCTTCTCAGTCAGTTGTACGCCCTGATATTGCTGGACAATTTACCAAGAATCTCAAAAATATTGCTGATCTTCTGTCAGTGTCAAATGCATCTACAAATCCGGCTATTGTTTCCCAGAGTCTTTCTTCGCAACCAGTGCCAGTCAAACCAGAAAGAGGGGATGTGAAAGATGTTTCTTCGAACAGTGAGGATCAGGGGAGTGGCATTTCAGCTCCTGAAGCAGCAGCTGTGGCTGGTCTCTCTCGTGCAACTCCTGAAGCAGCAACTGTGGCAGGTCCTTCTCGTGCACCAAACACGTGGGGAGATGTTGAGCATCTATTTGAAGGATATGATGATAAGCAAAAAGCTGCTATCCAAAGAGAGAGAGCTAGAAGATTAGAAGAACAAAAGAAAATGTTCGAGGCCCGCAAGCTGTGCCTTGTCTTGGATTTGGATCACACTCTTCTTAATTCAGCCAAG TTTGTGGAAGTAGATCCAGTGCATGAGGAGATTTTGAGAAAGAAAGAGGAACAAGATCGTGAAAAACCATATAGACATTTGTTTCGTTTCCCTCATATGGGAATGTGGACCAAACTGAGACCTGGGGTCTGGAATTTTTTAGAGAAG GCCAGTAAGCTTTATGAGATGCATCTTTACACCATGGGGAACAAATTATATGCTACAGAGATGGCAAAAGTGCTTGACCCAAAGGGGCTCTTATTTGCCGGACGAGTTATTTCTAGGGGAGATGATGGGGAACCTTTTGATGGTGATGAAAGGGTTCCCAAAAGTAAGGATCTGGAAGGAGTCTTGGGTATGGAATCTTCTGTTGTGATTATTGATGATTCTGTAAGGGTCTGGCCTCATAACAAATTAAACTTGATAGCTGTAGAAAG GTATACATTCTTTCCCTGTAGTAGACGCCAATTTGGGCTTCCAGGTCCTTCTCTTTTGGAGATTGACCACGATGAAAGACCAGAAGATGGGACATTAGCGTCCTCTTTGGGG GTTATTGAGAGAATCCATCAGAATTTTTTTAACCATCACAACTTAGATGAAGCTGATGTTAGAAATATACTAGCATCAGAGCAGCGGAAGATTTTGTCTGGTTGTCGAATAGTATTTAGCAGGGTGTTTCCCGTTAGTGAGGTGAATCCCCACCTACATCCTCTGTGGCAAACTGCCGAACAGTTTGGTGCTGTGTGCTCCACCCAGATAGATGATCAGGTTACCCATGTAGTGGCCAATTCCCCCGGGACTGATAAG GTAAATTGGGCTATATCCAATGGAAGATTTGCCGTCCATCCTGGCTG GGTAGAGGCATCAGCTTTGCTTTATCGGAGAGCAAATGAGCAAGACTTTGCCATTAAACCATCGCCAACCTAA